The genome window GGTTTTAACAGCCGCGGGGTCATTGCTGTCAAGGACCAAGAGGTCAGTCGTGCTGATATCGACCGTGTTCTGGACGCTGCCAAGGCCGTTGCGATTCCGTTGGACAGAGAGATCCTTCATGTCTTGCCGCAAGAGTTTATCGTCGACAGCCAGGACGGGATTAAAGACCCGCTTGGGATGTCGGGCGTTCGGCTTGAAGTGGAGGTTCATATTATTACCGGGGCGGTCACCTCTGCGCAGAACATCATGAAGAGCATTAACCGGGCGGGGCTGGAGATGGTGGACATGATTCTTCAACCGCTCGCCTCAAGCGAGGCGGTCCTGACCCCGGAAGAGAAGGAGTTGGGCGTGGTCGTCGTTGATCTCGGAGGCGGCACAACCGATATCGCCGTTTTTGTCGAGGGAAGCATCCGCCACACTGCGGTCCTGCCGATTGGCGGGAGCCATTTTACCAATGATATCGCAATCGGTCTCCGGACCCCGCCTGCCGATGCCGAGAAAATCAAGATCAAGTATGGATGCGCTTCTGCAGATATGGTCAAGGACAATGAGACCATCGAGGTCCCAAGTGTCGGGGGGAGGCCCCCGCGTATCCTTTCCCGTCAGCTCCTCTCGGAAATTATTGAGCCGCGCGCGGAAGAGGTCTTCACCTTAGTCGCCCGGGAGATTGAAAAAATGGGCTATGAAGATCGGGTTGCTTCCGGTGTTGTCATTACAGGCGGAACATCCTGCTTTAACGGCATGGTGGAAGTGGGCGAGCGGACTCTCGGCCTTCCTGTCAGAAAAGGACTTCCCGTTGGTGTTGGGGGGCTGATTGATATTGTGAGCAGTCCAGGCTATGCCACTGGGGTGGGGCTTAATTTGTATGCTTTTGGAAATCAGGACAAGGAAGAACATCGGAGAGTGGGAAAAGGAAGGTTGTGGTCGCGTATAGGTAATAAAATGAGGCAATGGGCGCATGAATTTTTTTAGTTCCATGAATTATTTATCATGAGAATCTGGATGGGATTCTCTATGAGAGG of Candidatus Manganitrophaceae bacterium contains these proteins:
- the ftsA gene encoding cell division protein FtsA, with amino-acid sequence MAKHENILVGLDVGTTKICAIVGEIVDDKRIDIIGIGTHPSKGLRKGMVVNIESTVESIKRAVEEAELMAGVDIHSVYTGIAGGHIKGFNSRGVIAVKDQEVSRADIDRVLDAAKAVAIPLDREILHVLPQEFIVDSQDGIKDPLGMSGVRLEVEVHIITGAVTSAQNIMKSINRAGLEMVDMILQPLASSEAVLTPEEKELGVVVVDLGGGTTDIAVFVEGSIRHTAVLPIGGSHFTNDIAIGLRTPPADAEKIKIKYGCASADMVKDNETIEVPSVGGRPPRILSRQLLSEIIEPRAEEVFTLVAREIEKMGYEDRVASGVVITGGTSCFNGMVEVGERTLGLPVRKGLPVGVGGLIDIVSSPGYATGVGLNLYAFGNQDKEEHRRVGKGRLWSRIGNKMRQWAHEFF